The proteins below come from a single Vanacampus margaritifer isolate UIUO_Vmar chromosome 10, RoL_Vmar_1.0, whole genome shotgun sequence genomic window:
- the LOC144059027 gene encoding SLC35A4 upstream open reading frame protein-like — translation MADDKDPLKQLKDLTQLKNQLEEIQKRVENEISVGIPQGGSLFGSPFLKGFLAGYVAAKLRSSAIVGVLLGTVSGLYAAQNYQVPNIERTVKDFLNNLKKK, via the exons ATGGCGGATGACAAG GATCCCCTGAAACAGTTGAAAGACCTGACACAGCTAAAAAATCAATTGGAGGAGATCCAGAAGCGAGTGGAGAACGAAATCTCTGTAGGAATTCCTCAG GGTGGCTCACTGTTTGGATCGCCGTTCCTGAAGGGCTTCTTGGCTGGTTATGTGGCGGCTAAGCTGCGTTCTTCCGCCATTGTTGGGGTGCTGCTGGGGACCGTCAGTGGCTTGTACGCAGCACAGAACTATCAAGTGCCCAACATTGAAAGGACCGTCAAAGACTTTCTcaacaacttgaaaaaaaagtaa
- the hmgxb3 gene encoding HMG domain-containing protein 3 — protein MEQVDLYEVVNLKEEVAKGCKQVGVPSSKKRKRKNHEDGDVKPKKPRSAYLLYYFDVHQIMQQERPNQPQSEINKRISESWKRLSVAEKRYYLEKANSEKDGTETEIQMYSVDKNLSHSPSKDLPGFRKILPRASYLLLTDDPQSGGSLAECPNHPVDGNVSFPTLTQESKTTQTLGLTCKAADSQSSMDADALENCVGMKGCKMRDAAGVKSGVTLHQTQAETTQMVAIIPNQNMLETKSLAGVGSLGPVMIVPVGAREEKSAVVVPPYKMAVKTYTRRGRGRCLNPQCSFVYVTRHKPIKCPDCGIHLGGKWIHAQKDAPVATPASEAKSVSSCQDTTQERNTDAVQNKPSESKKEGQRCLTKIKPAPGVQPAEGSSASTEKTRTKHVKKIALKNQSMRDVQRRPVRPILPSCYSTGPALLQVIAVPTVNRKIPPQNCKPPTEPRERFSSLKAGTLKQLGQQVQSKQDSPVTTSQPVSSPSDKSVTLVSVVPFNHVTVDSFDLGLSTLRGRGRCKNTFCDYMYKNRHKPAVCPKCGCELLKGKPKAPKRLNRLVDPYQPLSPVQKDVQRQSTLQLIRHSLQIPESESELQEALALIQDLNSLQIVLVQPGEQKEDGTCETETLVESGWPQFYESSATQCGLCKKPLYKGDQSTIAGQEDCWLLTEMLIQTASLQLKVCLGAKCLALHSFTDLHLGLFNIGNKLLVTIDLLLKIRGKIRLGHPPSQAVRTLFDHVANHPVHSLSPEETSQIQEFLLIGYWAFESLTLRDYNDMICGVCGVAPKLEIARRHTNNVLELKNVEFTWPESSVSDEVHVDEFWLTMETEAIEQAAFPADIPITRVDVSIIAPFIPPLMRGLTVINTEKDKVMSPTQQPAGAPPVLVRLIHDGELMLDKVKDYSEDQLRSILERCGASVTPDSSKKDLLTSLTSMYTHVQSGLPTGPPPPQHLTAGKLSKVCPHKVVCASKYLVRGETARDHVDLLLSSRYWPPVYVGDCARQVALCTDMQYPEMAARMWGRNQGCFSEPFDKPELVSCAELQEKPYNAHLSMSGDNQHVHPHTKSSSCWLAQPPASTPDHKADVPEHHSMALCKDLEHLICTVTDIVKEEGEKEDGQSSVNSSKTQRVLFKNPAHYYLYNRLLDFLSSRDVVNEQISQVVKVCQPGEVVIRDAMYRLGVANVDLESAEDKN, from the exons ATGGAGCAGGTGGACCTTTATGAGGTAGTGAATCTAAAAGAGGAGGTGGCGAAAGGCTGTAAGCAGGTTGGAGTACCTTCCTCCAAGAAGAGAAAGCGCAAAAATCATGAAGACGGTGATGTCAAACCAAAGAAGCCCAG GTCTGCCTACCTGCTGTACTACTTCGATGTTCATCAGATTATGCAACAAGAGAGGCCCAATCAGCCACAGTCAGAGATCAATAAGCGAATCAGCGAGAGCTGGAAAAGGCTCAGTGTGGCAGAGAAACGCTACTATCTGGAGAAGGCCAATTCGGAGAAGGATGGCACTGAAaca GAGATACAAATGTATTCTGTTGATAAAAAT ttgtCTCACAGTCCATCCAAAGACCTTCCAGGCTTCCGTAAGATCCTACCGAGAGCTAGTTACCTTCTCCTGACCGACGATCCCCAGTCAGGAGGTTCTCTGGCAGAGTGTCCCAATCATCCAGTTGATGGAAATGTGTCCTTTCCCACTCTGACTCAAGAATCGAAAACTACCCAAACGCTTGGCTTGACATGCAAGGCGGCCGATTCTCAGAGCTCAATGG ACGCGGATGCTTTAGAAAACTGTGTTGGAATGAAAGGATGTAAGATGAGAGATGCTGCTGGTGTAAAGAGTGGGGTGACATTGCATCAAACCCAAGCGGAAACCACGCAGATGGTTGCCATCATCCCCAACCAG AACATGCTTGAGACCAAGTCCTTGGCAGGGGTTGGCTCTTTGGGCCCCGTAATGATCGTCCCCGTTGGAGCCAGAGAAGAGAAAAGTGCTGTAGTAGTGCCGCCATACAAGATG gctgtgAAGACGTACACCAGAAGAGGTCGTGGGAGGTGTCTTAATCCTCAATGTTCATTCGTGTACGTCACTCGCCATAAGCCCATAAAATGCCCTGATTGTGGAATCCACCTTGGCGGCAAATGGATACATGCT CAAAAAGATGCACCCGTTGCCACGCCGGCGTCCGAAGCCAAGTCTGTTTCAAGCTGCCAAGACACAACGCAGGAGAGGAATACTGATGCTGTTCAAAACAAACCCAGTGAGAGCAAAAAAGAAGGGCAAAGGTGCTTGACAAAGATAAAACCAGCTCCTGGTGTAcagccagcagagggcagcagcGCGTCAACAGAGAAAACACGAACAAA GCATGTGAAAAAAATAGCACTCAAAAATCAAAGTATGCGTGATGTTCAGAGGAGACCTGTAAGACCCATCTTACCTTCCTGCTATAGCACAG GTCCTGCTTTGTTGCAAGTCATTGCCGTCCCGACCGTGAACAGAAAAATCCCGCCGCAAAACTGCAAACCACCGACTG AACCGCGAGAGAGATTCTCGAGTCTCAAAGCTGGTACCTTAAAGCAGCTCGGCCAGCAAGTCCAATCCAAGCAG GATTCTCCCGTCACGACCAGCCAGCCTGTTTCCTCCCCGTCTGATAAGAGCGTGACCCTCGTGTCAGTTGTGCCTTTCAATCACGTGACAGTCGACAGCTTT GACCTGGGACTGTCAACATTGAGAGGCCGAGGTCGCTGCAAGAACACCTTCTGTGACTACATGTATAAGAACAGACATAAACCGGCGGTGTGCCCCAAATGCGGTTGCGAGCTGCTCAAGGGGAAGCCAAAGGCACCCAAG AGGTTGAATCGATTGGTCGACCCATACCAGCCCTTGAGTCCTGTTCAGAAAGACGTCCAACGGCAATCCACCCTGCAGCTGATTCGCCATTCCCTGCAAATCCCAGAGAGCGAGTCCGAGCTCCAGGAAGCGCTCGCCCTCATCCAGGATCTCAACAGTCTTCAAATTGTCTTGGTCCAACCGGGGGAGCAAAAGGAGGATGGGACGTGTGAGACCGAGACCCTGGTGGAGTCCGGGTGGCCTCAGTTCTATGAGTCGTCAGCCACCCAATGTGGACTCTGTAAAAAGCCCCTTTACAAAGGAGATCAGAG caccatagCAGGACAGGAGGACTGCTGGCTGCTTACTGAGATGCTGATCCAGACGGCATCTCTGCAGCTCAAAGTGTGTCTCGGTGCCAAGTGTCTGGCTTTGCACAGCTTCACTGACCTGCATCTCG GTTTGTTCAATATTGGAAACAAACTACTGGTTACTATTGATCTGTTGTTGAAGATCAGAGGCAAAATCCGACTGGGCCACCCGCCCTCGCAGGCTGTCAGGACCTTATTCGACCATGTCGCCAACCACCCTG TCCATTCGCTGAGTCCAGAGGAGACGTCCCAAATTCAAGAGTTTCTCCTGATCGGCTATTGGGCCTTCGAGAGCCTTACGTTGCGAGACTATAACGATATGATCTGCGGCGTTTGTGGCGTTGCCCCCAAGTTGGAGATTGCCAGGCGACACACAAACAATGTGCTGGAGCTCAAGAATGTGGAG TTCACCTGGCCCGAGTCTTCAGTGTCAGATGAAGTGCACGTGGATGAATTCTGGCTGACCATGGAGACTGAGGCAATTGAGCAGGCCGCTTTCCCTGCGGACATCCCCATCACGCGGGTGGATGTTTCAATTATCGCGCCCTTCATCCCCCCGCTGATGAGGGGCCTCACTGTTATCAACACGGAGAAAGACAAGGTCATGTCACCAACGCAGCAGCCCGCAG GAGCGCCGCCAGTTTTGGTGCGGCTCATTCACGATGGTGAGTTGATGCTGGACAAGGTTAAAGATTACAGTGAGGACCAACTGAGAAGTATTTTGGAGCGCTGTGGGGCGAGCGTCACTCCAGACTCCAGTAAG AAGGACCTGCTGACGTCTCTGACCTCCATGTACACACATGTTCAGAGCGGCCTCCCCACaggccccccgccccctcaaCACCTCACTGCCGGCAAGCTGTCCAAGGTCTGCCCCCATAAG GTCGTGTGCGCTTCCAAGTACTTGGTGAGAGGAGAGACGGCCCGGGACCACGTCGACCTGCTGCTGTCTTCCCGTTACTGGCCCCCGGTCTACGTTGGTGACTGTGCTCGACAAGTGGCTCTTTGTACAGATATGCAGTACCCAGAAATGGCCGCCAGGATGTGGGGCAGAAATCAGGGTTGCTTTTCCGAGCCTTTTGACAAGCCGGAG TTGGTGTCATGCGCCGAGCTGCAGGAGAAGCCGTACAATGCCCATCTTTCTATGTCGGGGGACAACCAGCATGTTCACCCCCACACTAAATCGTCCTCTTGTTGGCTGGCGCAACCTCCTGCGTCGACTCCGGACCACAAGGCAGATGTTCCGGAACATCACTCCATGGCCTTGTGCAAGGACCTGGAGCACCTCATTTGCACCGTGACTGACATCGTGAAGGAGGAAGGTGAAAAGGAAGACGGTCAAAGTTCAGTGAACTCTTCCAAGACGCAACGTGTGCTTTTCAAAAATCCGGCGCATTACTACCTCTACAATCGCCTGCTGGATTTTCTCTCAAGTAGAGACGTTGTGAATGAGCAGATCAGCCAAGTGGTGAAGGTGTGTCAGCCCGGGGAGGTTGTCATCCGGGATGCCATGTACCGGCTTGGAGTGGCAAACGTCGACCTGGAGAGCGCGGAAGACAAAAATTAA